GCGGCCCAGGTAGAAGGTGCGCCACACGAGCCAGGCCAGCGCGCCCGACAATCGGAACCCGAGGACGTTCGCGACAGCGGCGTTCGTGCCGAGCGAAACCATCTCCCCAAGGCCTCGATAGGCGAAGGGCCGCGGCTCTTCCCCGCGCAGCTCTCGCACGACGTTTTCCGCCACCGTGACAGCCTGCTGAATCGCGACCTTCGCATCGGCCGGGAGAGGCTGGTGATTGGAGGGATCCGTGTACGCGGCGCTATCGCCGAGCGCGTACACCCCCGGGACGCCGGGGACTCGGAGGCACTCGTCCACGACGACGGCCCCCGCACGACCCTTTGGCAGGTCGAGGGCCGCGACGACGGGATTCGCCTTCACGCCGGCAACCCAGACCAGGGTTGAGGTGGGGATCTCCCGACCGTCCTGGGTCGCGATGCCACCGTCCCAGACGCGCTCGATCGACGTATTGGACAGCACCTCTACCGCTTTCCGCCGAAGGACGCCTGCAGCCTCGCGGGCAAGGTCTGGGCCGAGGGTGGGCAGGACGCGCCCTTGGGCCTCGCAGAGAACGATTCGGACCTCGCGCTGAAACGAGATGTTCGGGTAGCCGGCGATGAGCGTGTGGTGGATGAAGTCGTGCAGGGACGCCGCAAGCTCGACACCGGTCGGCCCACCCCCGACGACCACGATGGTGAGGAGCCGCTTGCGCTCCGCTTCGTCGCTGGAATTTGCCGCGCGCTCGAAGCAATCGACGATGTGATTGCGAATCCCAATGGCGTCGGACATCGACTTGAACGGATACCCGTACCGCTCGACCGCGTCGATGCCGAAGAAGTTGCTCACTGATCCGAGGGCAACCACGAGCTTGTCGTAGGCCAGATCGCCATCGCCCGTGACGACGCGGCGCGCCGCGAGATCGATGGCGCGGACCTCCG
This DNA window, taken from Chloroflexota bacterium, encodes the following:
- a CDS encoding NAD(P)/FAD-dependent oxidoreductase, coding for MGDLKRTVLVAGGAIASLLAARWALRQQNKSSPLRTVRPESEPARRVLILGAGFGGLYSAVRIADALRDQNDTEVLLVDRHNYHLFTPMLTQVAGSAVEPRSVAFPVRRLLRDHRLSVRRSEVRAIDLAARRVVTGDGDLAYDKLVVALGSVSNFFGIDAVERYGYPFKSMSDAIGIRNHIVDCFERAANSSDEAERKRLLTIVVVGGGPTGVELAASLHDFIHHTLIAGYPNISFQREVRIVLCEAQGRVLPTLGPDLAREAAGVLRRKAVEVLSNTSIERVWDGGIATQDGREIPTSTLVWVAGVKANPVVAALDLPKGRAGAVVVDECLRVPGVPGVYALGDSAAYTDPSNHQPLPADAKVAIQQAVTVAENVVRELRGEEPRPFAYRGLGEMVSLGTNAAVANVLGFRLSGALAWLVWRTFYLGRLRGLESKFRVLGDWALGALFGRYTAEIELPPPVEAAERVA